A single region of the Thermus hydrothermalis genome encodes:
- the rpsJ gene encoding 30S ribosomal protein S10: MPKIRIKLRGFDHKTLDASAQKIVEAARRSGAQVSGPVPLPTRVRRFTVIRGPFKHKDSREHFELRTHNRLVDILNPNRKTIESLMNLDLPTGVEIEIKTVGGGK; the protein is encoded by the coding sequence ATGCCCAAGATCCGCATCAAGCTTCGGGGCTTTGACCACAAGACCCTGGACGCCTCGGCCCAGAAGATCGTGGAGGCCGCGCGGCGCTCGGGGGCGCAGGTCTCGGGCCCCGTACCGTTGCCTACCCGGGTGCGGCGCTTCACCGTGATCCGGGGTCCTTTCAAGCACAAGGACTCCCGGGAGCACTTTGAGCTCCGCACCCACAACCGCCTGGTGGACATCCTGAACCCCAACCGCAAGACCATTGAGAGCCTCATGAACCTGGACCTGCCCACCGGTGTGGAGATCGAGATCAAGACCGTGGGAGGTGGCAAGTGA
- the rplC gene encoding 50S ribosomal protein L3: MKGILGTKVGMTRIYKDDRAVPVTVILAGPCPVVQRRTPEKDGYLAVQLGFLPQKPKRVNRPMKGHFAKAGVAPVRILKEIRDFNPEGDVVTVEIFKPGERVDVTGTSKGRGTAGVMKRWNFAGGPDSHGAHKIHRHPGSIGNRKTPGRVYKGKRMAGHYGAERVTVMNLEVVDVIPEENLLLVKGAVPGPNGGLLVVRETKKVAK, from the coding sequence GTGAAGGGCATCCTGGGCACGAAGGTGGGCATGACCCGGATCTACAAGGACGACCGGGCTGTTCCCGTCACCGTGATCCTGGCCGGGCCCTGCCCCGTGGTACAGCGGCGTACCCCGGAGAAGGACGGGTACCTAGCGGTCCAGCTGGGGTTTCTGCCCCAGAAGCCCAAGCGGGTCAACCGGCCCATGAAGGGCCACTTCGCCAAGGCGGGGGTGGCCCCGGTGCGGATCCTCAAGGAGATTCGGGACTTCAACCCCGAGGGCGACGTGGTGACCGTGGAGATCTTTAAGCCGGGGGAGCGGGTGGACGTCACCGGCACCTCCAAGGGCCGGGGCACCGCCGGCGTGATGAAGCGCTGGAACTTTGCCGGTGGGCCGGACTCCCACGGTGCCCACAAGATCCACCGCCATCCGGGCTCCATCGGTAACCGCAAGACCCCGGGCCGGGTGTACAAGGGCAAGCGCATGGCCGGCCACTACGGCGCCGAGCGGGTCACGGTGATGAACCTCGAGGTGGTGGACGTCATCCCCGAGGAAAACCTCCTCTTGGTCAAGGGCGCAGTTCCAGGGCCCAACGGCGGCCTCCTGGTGGTGCGCGAGACCAAGAAGGTGGCCAAGTGA
- the rplD gene encoding 50S ribosomal protein L4, which translates to MVYQIPVLSSSGKRELAADLPAEVNPHLLWEVVRWQLASRRRGTASTKTRGEVAYSGRKIYPQKHTGRARHGDIGAPIFVGGGTVFGPKPRDYSYTLPKKVRKAGLAMAVADRAREGKLLLVEDFAGVNGKTKEFLAWAKAAGLDGSETVLLVAESEVVRRAARNLPWVVTLAPEGLNVYDILRTERLVMDLKAWEAFQARLGGEA; encoded by the coding sequence ATGGTGTACCAGATCCCTGTGCTCTCCTCTTCCGGCAAGCGGGAGCTTGCCGCTGACCTCCCCGCCGAGGTCAACCCCCACCTTCTCTGGGAGGTGGTGCGCTGGCAGCTGGCGAGCCGCCGCCGGGGCACCGCCAGCACCAAGACCCGGGGTGAGGTGGCTTACTCCGGCCGCAAGATCTACCCCCAGAAGCACACGGGCCGCGCCCGCCACGGGGATATCGGGGCGCCCATCTTCGTGGGCGGTGGCACGGTCTTTGGGCCCAAGCCTCGGGATTACAGCTACACCCTGCCCAAGAAGGTCCGGAAGGCGGGGCTAGCCATGGCCGTGGCCGACCGGGCCCGGGAGGGGAAGCTCCTTTTGGTGGAGGACTTCGCCGGGGTCAACGGCAAGACCAAGGAGTTCTTGGCCTGGGCTAAGGCGGCAGGCCTGGACGGCTCGGAAACCGTGCTCTTGGTGGCGGAAAGCGAGGTGGTGCGCCGCGCCGCCCGCAACCTGCCCTGGGTGGTTACCCTGGCCCCCGAGGGGTTGAACGTCTACGATATCCTGCGCACCGAGCGGCTCGTCATGGACCTGAAGGCCTGGGAGGCTTTTCAGGCCCGCTTGGGAGGTGAGGCGTGA
- a CDS encoding 50S ribosomal protein L23: protein MKTAYDVILAPVLSEKAYAGFAEGKYTFWVHPKATKTEIKNAVEEAFKVKVVRVNTLRVRGKKKRLGRYLGKRPDRKKAIVQVASGQKIEALEGLI, encoded by the coding sequence GTGAAGACCGCTTACGACGTGATCCTCGCCCCCGTCCTCTCGGAGAAGGCGTACGCCGGTTTCGCCGAGGGCAAGTACACCTTCTGGGTCCACCCCAAGGCCACCAAGACCGAGATCAAGAATGCGGTGGAGGAGGCCTTTAAGGTGAAGGTGGTGAGGGTCAACACCCTTAGGGTTCGGGGCAAGAAGAAGCGCCTGGGCCGTTACCTGGGCAAGCGCCCCGACCGCAAAAAGGCCATTGTCCAGGTGGCCTCCGGGCAGAAGATTGAGGCCTTGGAGGGCCTCATCTAG
- the rplB gene encoding 50S ribosomal protein L2, whose amino-acid sequence MAVKKFKPYTPSRRFMTVADFSEITKTEPEKSLVKPLKKTGGRNNQGRITVRFRGGGHKRLYRIVDFKRWDKAGIPAKVAAIEYDPNRSARIALLHYVDGEKRYIIAPEGLQVGQQVMAGPDAPIQVGNALPLRFIPVGTVVHAVELEPKKGAKLARSAGTSAQIQGREGDYVILRLPSGELRKVHGECYATVGAVGNADHKNIVLGKAGRSRWLGRKPHVRGAAMNPVDHPHGGGEGRAPRGRPPASPWGWQTKGLKTRKRRKPSSRFILARRKK is encoded by the coding sequence ATGGCAGTCAAGAAGTTCAAACCCTACACGCCAAGCCGCCGTTTCATGACGGTGGCGGATTTCTCCGAGATCACCAAGACCGAGCCGGAGAAGTCCTTGGTCAAGCCCCTGAAGAAGACCGGGGGGCGCAACAACCAGGGGCGCATTACCGTGCGCTTCCGGGGCGGCGGCCACAAGCGGCTTTACCGCATTGTGGACTTCAAGCGCTGGGACAAGGCGGGCATCCCCGCCAAGGTGGCGGCCATTGAGTACGACCCCAACCGCTCCGCCCGCATTGCCCTCCTCCACTACGTTGACGGGGAAAAGCGCTACATCATCGCCCCCGAGGGCCTACAGGTGGGCCAGCAGGTGATGGCCGGTCCCGATGCCCCTATCCAGGTGGGCAACGCCCTCCCCTTGCGCTTCATTCCCGTGGGTACCGTGGTTCACGCCGTGGAGCTGGAGCCCAAGAAAGGGGCCAAGCTGGCCCGCTCCGCCGGCACCAGCGCCCAGATCCAGGGCCGGGAAGGGGACTACGTGATCCTGCGCCTTCCTTCCGGGGAGCTCCGCAAGGTGCACGGCGAGTGCTACGCCACCGTCGGGGCCGTGGGCAACGCCGACCACAAGAACATCGTCCTGGGCAAGGCGGGGCGTAGCCGTTGGCTTGGGCGCAAGCCCCACGTGCGCGGCGCCGCCATGAACCCGGTGGACCACCCCCACGGCGGTGGCGAGGGCCGGGCGCCCAGGGGCCGTCCGCCCGCTTCCCCCTGGGGCTGGCAGACCAAGGGCCTTAAGACGAGGAAGCGGCGCAAGCCTTCCAGCCGCTTCATCCTGGCCCGGCGGAAGAAGTGA
- the rpsS gene encoding 30S ribosomal protein S19 produces the protein MPRSLKKGVFVDDHLLEKILELNAKGEKRLIKTWSRRSTIVPEMVGHTIAVYNGKQHVPVYITENMVGHKLGEFAPTRTYRGHGKEAKATKKK, from the coding sequence ATGCCGCGTAGCTTGAAGAAGGGCGTTTTCGTAGACGACCATCTCCTGGAAAAGATCCTGGAGCTCAACGCCAAGGGGGAGAAGCGGCTCATCAAGACCTGGAGCCGCCGCTCCACCATCGTTCCCGAGATGGTGGGGCATACCATTGCGGTTTACAACGGCAAGCAGCACGTGCCCGTCTACATCACCGAGAACATGGTGGGGCACAAGCTGGGTGAGTTCGCCCCTACCCGCACCTACCGGGGGCACGGCAAAGAGGCCAAGGCCACCAAGAAGAAGTAG
- the rplV gene encoding 50S ribosomal protein L22, which translates to MEAKAIARYVRIAPRKVRLVVDLIRGKSLEEARAILRYTHKRGAYHVAKVLESAAANAVHNHNMLEDRLYVKAAFVDEGPALKRVLPRARGRADIMKKKTSHITVILGEKHGK; encoded by the coding sequence ATGGAAGCGAAAGCCATTGCCCGTTACGTGCGCATCGCCCCCAGGAAGGTCCGGCTCGTGGTGGACCTGATCCGGGGGAAGAGCCTCGAGGAGGCCCGCGCCATCCTGCGCTACACCCACAAGCGGGGCGCTTACCACGTGGCCAAGGTGCTGGAGTCCGCCGCCGCCAATGCGGTGCACAACCACAACATGCTGGAAGACCGGCTCTACGTGAAGGCGGCCTTCGTGGACGAGGGGCCCGCCTTGAAGCGGGTGCTTCCCCGGGCCCGGGGCCGGGCGGACATCATGAAGAAGAAGACCAGCCACATCACGGTGATCTTGGGGGAGAAGCATGGGAAATAA
- the rpsC gene encoding 30S ribosomal protein S3, giving the protein MGNKIHPIGFRLGITRDWESRWYAGKKQYRHLLWEDQQIREVLTKELYPAGLARIDIERAADNVAVTVHVAKPGVVIGRGGEKIKVLRDTLSKMTGKNVALNVQEIQNPNLSAPLVAQRVAEQIERRFAVRRAIKQAVQRVMEAGAKGAKVIVSGRIGGAEQARTEWAAEGRVPLNTLRANIDYGFALARTTYGVLGVKAYVFLGEVIGGQKAKARAEGPKGEEKPRRRRPAVRVKKEE; this is encoded by the coding sequence ATGGGAAATAAAATCCACCCCATCGGGTTCCGGCTCGGCATCACCCGGGACTGGGAGTCCCGTTGGTACGCAGGGAAGAAGCAGTACCGCCACCTCCTTTGGGAGGACCAGCAGATCCGCGAGGTCCTCACCAAGGAGCTCTACCCGGCAGGGCTTGCCCGCATTGACATTGAGCGGGCGGCGGACAACGTGGCGGTGACCGTGCACGTGGCCAAGCCCGGTGTGGTCATCGGCCGGGGCGGGGAGAAGATCAAGGTCCTGCGGGACACCCTGTCCAAGATGACGGGGAAGAACGTGGCCCTGAACGTCCAGGAGATCCAAAACCCCAACCTCTCCGCTCCCCTGGTGGCCCAGCGGGTGGCGGAGCAGATTGAGCGCCGCTTCGCCGTGCGCCGGGCCATCAAGCAGGCGGTGCAGCGGGTCATGGAAGCGGGGGCCAAGGGGGCTAAGGTGATCGTCTCCGGGCGCATCGGTGGGGCGGAGCAGGCCCGCACCGAGTGGGCCGCCGAGGGCCGGGTGCCCCTTAACACCTTGCGTGCTAATATAGACTACGGCTTCGCTTTGGCCCGCACCACCTACGGGGTGCTGGGGGTCAAGGCGTATGTCTTCTTGGGCGAGGTGATCGGCGGCCAGAAGGCCAAGGCCCGGGCCGAGGGCCCCAAGGGTGAGGAGAAGCCTCGCCGCCGCCGCCCCGCCGTGCGGGTGAAGAAGGAGGAGTAG
- the rplP gene encoding 50S ribosomal protein L16: protein MLMPRRMKYRKQQRGRLKGATKGGDYVAFGDYGLVALEPAWITSQQIEAARVAMVRHFRRGGKIFIRIFPDKPYTKKPLEVRMGKGKGNVEGYVAVVKPGRVMFEVAGVTEEQALEALRIAGHKLPIKTKIVRRDAYDEAQ from the coding sequence ATGTTGATGCCCAGGCGCATGAAGTACCGCAAGCAGCAGCGGGGCCGCCTGAAAGGGGCCACCAAGGGGGGCGATTACGTGGCTTTCGGGGACTACGGCCTGGTGGCCCTGGAGCCCGCCTGGATCACCTCCCAGCAGATTGAGGCGGCCCGTGTGGCCATGGTGCGCCACTTCCGCCGCGGGGGGAAGATCTTCATCCGCATCTTCCCCGATAAGCCCTACACCAAGAAGCCCCTGGAGGTGCGGATGGGTAAGGGTAAGGGCAACGTGGAGGGGTACGTGGCGGTGGTGAAACCGGGCCGGGTGATGTTTGAGGTGGCGGGGGTAACCGAGGAGCAGGCCCTCGAGGCCCTGCGCATCGCCGGACACAAGCTTCCCATCAAGACCAAGATCGTGCGGAGGGACGCCTACGATGAAGCTCAGTGA
- the rpmC gene encoding 50S ribosomal protein L29 has translation MKLSEVKKELEEARKLSPVELEKLIRKKKQELMELRFQASIGQLSQNHRIREIRKSIARLLTVLNEKRRANA, from the coding sequence ATGAAGCTCAGTGAGGTAAAGAAGGAGCTGGAGGAGGCCCGCAAGCTCTCCCCGGTGGAGCTGGAGAAGCTCATCCGGAAGAAGAAGCAGGAGCTGATGGAGCTTCGCTTCCAGGCCTCCATCGGCCAGCTTTCCCAGAACCATAGGATCCGGGAAATCCGCAAGTCCATTGCCCGGCTCCTCACGGTGCTGAACGAGAAGAGGAGGGCCAATGCCTAA
- the rpsQ gene encoding 30S ribosomal protein S17, protein MPKKVLTGVVVSDKMQKTVTVLVERQFPHPLYGKVIKRSKKYLAHDPEERYKVGDVVEIVEARPISKRKRFRVLRLLESGRLDLVEKYEVRRQNYASLSKRGGKA, encoded by the coding sequence ATGCCTAAGAAGGTGCTTACCGGGGTGGTGGTGAGCGACAAGATGCAGAAGACCGTCACGGTCTTGGTGGAGCGCCAGTTCCCCCACCCCCTCTACGGCAAGGTGATCAAGCGCTCCAAGAAGTACCTGGCCCACGACCCCGAGGAGCGGTACAAGGTGGGGGACGTGGTGGAGATCGTGGAGGCCCGCCCCATCTCCAAGCGCAAGCGCTTTAGGGTGCTCCGCCTTTTGGAGAGCGGGCGGCTAGACCTGGTGGAGAAGTACGAGGTCCGTCGCCAGAACTACGCCAGCCTTTCCAAGCGGGGAGGTAAGGCATGA
- the rplN gene encoding 50S ribosomal protein L14 produces MIQPQTYLEVADNTGARKIMCIRVLKGSNAKYATVGDIIVASVKEAIPRGAVKEGDVVKAVVVRTKKEVKRPDGSAIRFDDNAAVIINNQLEPRGTRVFGPVARELREKGFMKIVSLAPEVL; encoded by the coding sequence ATGATCCAGCCCCAGACCTACCTGGAGGTGGCCGACAACACCGGGGCCCGCAAGATCATGTGCATCCGCGTCCTGAAGGGCTCCAACGCCAAGTACGCTACCGTGGGGGACATCATCGTGGCCAGCGTCAAGGAGGCCATCCCCCGCGGGGCGGTGAAGGAAGGGGATGTGGTGAAGGCGGTGGTGGTGCGCACCAAGAAGGAGGTCAAGCGCCCCGATGGCTCGGCCATCCGCTTTGACGACAACGCCGCCGTCATCATCAACAACCAGCTGGAGCCCCGCGGCACCCGCGTCTTCGGCCCCGTGGCGAGGGAACTCCGCGAGAAGGGCTTCATGAAGATCGTTTCCCTGGCGCCGGAGGTGCTCTGA
- the rplX gene encoding 50S ribosomal protein L24 encodes MQTKVHVKKGDTVLVASGKYKGRVGKVKAVLPKRQAVIVEGVNIVKKAVRVSPQYPQGGFVEQEAPLHASKVRPICPACGKPTRVRKKFLEDGRKIRTCAKCGGSLDVEE; translated from the coding sequence ATGCAGACCAAGGTGCACGTGAAGAAGGGGGACACCGTGCTGGTGGCCTCCGGCAAGTACAAGGGCCGCGTGGGCAAGGTAAAGGCGGTGTTGCCCAAGCGGCAGGCGGTCATCGTGGAAGGGGTGAATATCGTCAAGAAGGCGGTGCGGGTGAGCCCCCAGTACCCCCAGGGCGGGTTCGTGGAGCAGGAGGCTCCCTTGCACGCCTCCAAGGTGCGCCCCATCTGCCCCGCCTGCGGCAAGCCCACCCGGGTGCGCAAGAAGTTCCTGGAAGATGGGCGGAAAATCCGGACCTGCGCTAAGTGCGGCGGGTCCTTGGATGTGGAGGAGTAG